From Primulina tabacum isolate GXHZ01 chromosome 2, ASM2559414v2, whole genome shotgun sequence, one genomic window encodes:
- the LOC142536748 gene encoding STOREKEEPER protein-like — protein MKELERPTSSEERGDGQESEVEEDSTGEEDEESSEEDNQEKEPEVLPKSIAQENGSDSEPESDDSPSAYKMQPIPKTLVTASKRKNQEIINGGNSPKSNKRTKAEEKKSDSVVSSTPGYITRLWSDDDEIALLNGMVDLKNSKNMDFGGAFYDSIKGKFQVDFAREQLRTKISRIKKRFLNALKKGRNGLDPVFSKPHDVMVFELSKKIWGGESGNKNDSSEGVGEKSKNDTIKEKNIVWDEEEIVKNENDGDEGLMWSKYEFFSSSFNNLVWKFPSLGMSDYGMSLVKEKLNFIGNAKAKELNQKWKQMVMEETELHYRMLSLMREQVELALDQ, from the coding sequence ATGAAGGAATTGGAGCGACCCACCTCTTCAGAAGAACGAGGTGATGGACAAGAATCCGAAGTAGAAGAAGATTCTACtggtgaagaagatgaagagtcATCTGAAGAGGATAATCAAGAAAAAGAACCTGAAGTTCTGCCGAAAAGCATAGCCCAGGAAAACGGGTCGGACTCTGAACCCGAATCTGACGATTCCCCTTCTGCCTACAAGATGCAGCCAATCCCCAAGACTTTAGTCACCGCATCAAAACGGAAGAATCAAGAGATCATTAACGGTGGTAATTCTCCCAAAAGCAATAAGAGGACTAAAGCCGAGGAGAAAAAGTCCGATTCTGTTGTTTCATCGACCCCTGGGTATATCACTAGGTTGTGgagtgatgatgatgagattGCTTTGTTGAATGGTATGGTTGACTTGAAGAACTCCAAAAATATGGATTTTGGTGGGGCGTTTTATGACTCCATCAAGGGAAAATTTCAGGTTGATTTTGCAAGGGAACAACTTCGTACCAAGATCAGCAGGATTAAAAAGAGGTTCTTGAATGCGCTTAAGAAAGGACGGAATGGATTGGACCCTGTATTTTCCAAGCCACATGATGTGATGGTATTTGAACTCTCTAAGAAAATTTGGGGCGGCGAGAGTGGCAATAAGAATGATTCTAGCGAAGGGGTTGGGGAGAAATCGAAGAACGACAccataaaagagaaaaatatcGTGTGGGACGAGGAAGAGATagtaaaaaatgaaaatgatgGTGATGAAGGTTTAATGTGGTCCAAGTACGAATTTTTCAGCTCTTCTTTTAATAATTTGGTTTGGAAGTTTCCCTCTTTGGGGATGTCTGATTATGGAATGAGCCTGGTGAAGGAGAAGTTGAATTTCATTGGAAATGCTAAGGCCAAGGAATTGAATCAGAAGTGGAAGCAAATGGTTATGGAGGAGACTGAGCTCCATTATAggatgttgtctttgatgaggGAACAGGTTGAATTGGCGTTGGATCAATGA
- the LOC142536749 gene encoding formin-like protein 3 isoform X1, which produces MEIERVRFVAVFVAYLCVFAEGNRKLAESFMKNGVSWDFQEFDDDKVERVCCYYSEELKDSTEVVKVLDLDSSQPTTSRRKCDSTFSREKSLPKATADLPSNKKKTILYCLRQKNLTFEKLRIEQENQFHKNQELLSGRGSVPRRCLRRSLQNRVVRTTVLTPGPALSPANSSTAPKSQPLSPAEAPEPYPPPDYSNSSSPSDVDYTSQIPKSISPVTLENDHKNSKYLLAAIITCSVAGFVLLFISLICCMKKSRTETGPNDGQRDEKPLLNFCASDISAGSSQKSNSIGHPNVKDFKAHSTMSKSTLAIHDSSQAESWPRAEPSEKTNGALPLPPGRTEQQPPPGVHPPPPPPRAPPLPPPKPPAPAPAPPPPPKVSRPPNSAMPGNLLKPAHLRGSSSTGEGSELSIESEAPKTKLKPFFWDKVLANPDHSMVWHEIKAGSFQFNEEMMESLFGYVPADKNKNENRRDVPVFESPQFIQIIDPKKSQNLAILLKALNVTIEEVFDALKEGNELPAELIQTLLKMAPTTEEELKLRLYSGDVSHLGPAERFLKVIVEIPFAFKRLESLLFLSTFQEEVSSVKDSFATLEVACKELRNNRLFLKLLEAVLKTGNRMNDGTYRGGAQAFKLDTLLKLSDVRGTDGKTTLLHFVVQEIIRSEGLRAARSLRESQSMSSVRTEDLIEDSSSETDEYHRNLGLQVVSGLSNELENVRKAALIDTENLSSSVFKIGKSLVRTRDFLETEIKGLDDETEFSDALSSFIQHSESDVTWLLEEEKRIMALVKSTGDYFYGNAGKDDNSRLFVIVRDFLLILDKSCKDVRNSAKLPSRAPIKEPLTASPSQESQHDPLPDINQRLFPGVRERQMNGEFSSDDES; this is translated from the exons ATGGAAATTGAAAGAGTCCGTTTTGTGGCTGTTTTTGTTGCTTATCTTTGTGTTTTTGCAGAGGGAAATAGGAAATTAGCAGAGAGCTTTATGAAAAATGGAGTTTCTTGGGATTTTCAAGAATTTGATGATGACAAG GTTGAACGAGTATGTTGTTATTATAGTGAAGAGTTAAAAGATAGTACAGAGGTTGTCAAGGTCTTGGACTTGGATTCATCTCAGCCAACAACATCCAGGCGCAAATGTGATTCAACTTTTTCAAGGGAGAAAAGTCTACCAAAGGCTACAGCAGATTTGCCAtcaaacaagaagaaaactATCTTGTATTGCTTGAGACAGAAAAATCTTACATTTGAAAAATTAAGAATTGAGCAAGAAAATCAGTTCCATAAAAACCAGGAACTTTTGTCTGGTCGGGGTAGTGTTCCAAGAAGGTGCCTAAGAAGAAGTCTTCAAAATCGGGTGGTAAGAACTACTGTTCTGACCCCAGGTCCTGCATTATCACCAGCTAATTCTTCTACGGCACCGAAAAGTCAGCCCCTCTCTCCTGCTGAGGCCCCAGAGCCATATCCTCCGCCAGATTATTCTAACTCTTCTTCACCATCAGATGTAGATTATACTTCACAAATCCCCAAAAGTATTTCTCCAGTTACTCTTGAAAATGACCACAAGAACAGCAAGTATTTGTTAGCCGCTATCATTACTTGTTCTGTGGCAGGATTTGTTCTGCTATTTATCTCCTTAATATGTTGTATGAAGAAAAGTAGAACTGAGACTGGGCCAAACGATGGTCAAAGGGATGAGAAGCCTCTTCTCAATTTCTGCGCTAGCGACATTTCCGCAG GTTCTTCACAAAAGTCGAACAGTATTGGTCATCCAAACGTTAAAGATTTCAAGGCTCATTCAACCATGAGTAAATCGACATTGGCAATTCATGATTCTTCTCAAGCTGAATCTTGGCCCCGAGCTGAACCATCAGAAAAAACTAATGGTGCATTACCACTGCCTCCAGGAAGAACAGAACAGCAACCACCACCTGGAGTACATCCTCCGCCACCACCCCCCAGAGCACCTCCTCTGCCACCCCCTAAACCACCTGCTCCAGCACCTGCACCACCGCCTCCTCCTAAAGTTAGTCGTCCTCCTAATTCGGCAATGCCAGGCAATTTGTTAAAGCCGGCTCATCTTCGAGGGAGTTCTTCAACAG GTGAGGGAAGTGAGCTTTCTATCGAATCTGAAGCTCCCAAAACAAAGTTAAAGCCGTTCTTCTGGGATAAGGTTCTTGCTAATCCTGATCATTCAATGGTCTGGCATGAGATTAAAGCTGGTTCATTTCA ATTTAATGAGGAGATGATGGAAAGTCTCTTCGGATATGTGCCAGCTGATAAGAACAAAAATGAGAATAGAAGAGATGTGCCTGTCTTTGAATCTCCTCAATttattcagattattgatcctaaaaaatcacaaaatttaGCAATTCTTCTAAAAGCGTTGAATGTGACAATAGAAGAAGTATTTGATGCTCTCAAAGAAG GTAATGAGCTTCCCGCAGAATTGATTCAAACGTTGTTGAAAATGGCCCCTACAACTGAGGAAGAACTAAAACTTAGATTATATAGTGGAGATGTTTCTCATCTTGGCCCAGCCGAAAGGTTCCTTAAGGTCATTGTTGAAATTCCATTTGCCTTTAAACGTCTCGAGTCATTGTTGTTCCTGAGCACATTCCAGGAGGAAGTTTCTTCGGTTAAAGATAGCTTTGCAACTCTAGAG GTAGCTTGCAAGGAGCTTAGAAACAATAGACTTTTCCTCAAACTCTTGGAAGCAGTTCTCAAAACTGGCAACCGCATGAATGATGGAACTTATCGAGGCGGTGCACAAGCATTCAAGCTCGACACACTCTTGAAATTATCCGACGTGAGAGGAACCGATGGAAAAACTACATTACTTCATTTTGTTGTCCAAGAAATAATTCGGTCTGAAGGTTTAAGAGCTGCTCGAAGTTTAAGAGAGAGCCAAAGTATGTCCAGTGTAAGAACTGAAGATCTCATTGAAGATTCTTCGAGTGAAACAGATGAGTACCACAGAAATTTGGGACTTCAAGTGGTTTCTGGGCTTAGCAATGAGCTTGAGAATGTAAGGAAGGCAGCTTTGATTGATACCGAAAATCTAAGTTCGTCTGTGTTCAAGATCGGGAAATCACTCGTAAGAACTAGAGATTTTCTTGAAACTGAGATCAAGGGCCTAGACGATGAGACTGAGTTTAGTGATGCACTTTCTAGTTTTATTCAGCATTCGGAATCTGATGTAACGTGGCTACTCGAAGAAGAAAAAAGGATAATGGCTCTGGTAAAGAGCACAGGAGATTACTTTTACGGTAACGCTGGAAAAGATGATAACTCGCGTCTCTTTGTGATTGTTCGTGACTTCCTATTGATCTTGGATAAGTCGTGTAAAGATGTGAGAAACTCAGCCAAACTACCATCAAGGGCTCCAATAAAAGAGCCTTTAACAGCATCGCCTTCTCAAGAGTCTCAGCACGACCCTCTACCTGATATTAATCAGCGCCTATTTCCTGGAGTCAGGGAGAGGCAAATGaatggtgaattcagttcagaTGATGAAAGTTGA
- the LOC142536749 gene encoding formin-like protein 3 isoform X2, which translates to MEIERVRFVAVFVAYLCVFAEGNRKLAESFMKNGVSWDFQEFDDDKVERVCCYYSEELKDSTEVVKVLDLDSSQPTTSRRKCDSTFSREKSLPKATADLPSNKKKTILYCLRQKNLTFEKLRIEQENQFHKNQELLSGRGSVPRRCLRRSLQNRVVRTTVLTPGPALSPANSSTAPKSQPLSPAEAPEPYPPPDYSNSSSPSDVDYTSQIPKSISPVTLENDHKNSKYLLAAIITCSVAGFVLLFISLICCMKKSRTETGPNDGQRDEKPLLNFCASDISAGSSQKSNSIGHPNVKDFKAHSTMSKSTLAIHDSSQAESWPRAEPSEKTNGALPLPPGRTEQQPPPGVHPPPPPPRAPPLPPPKPPAPAPAPPPPPKVSRPPNSAMPGNLLKPAHLRGSSSTGEGSELSIESEAPKTMLKPFFWDKVLANPDHSMVWHEIKAGSFQFNEEMMESLFGYVPADKNKNENRRDVPVFESPQFIQIIDPKKSQNLAILLKALNVTIEEVFDALKEGNELPAELIQTLLKMAPTTEEELKLRLYSGDVSHLGPAERFLKVIVEIPFAFKRLESLLFLSTFQEEVSSVKDSFATLEVACKELRNNRLFLKLLEAVLKTGNRMNDGTYRGGAQAFKLDTLLKLSDVRGTDGKTTLLHFVVQEIIRSEGLRAARSLRESQSMSSVRTEDLIEDSSSETDEYHRNLGLQVVSGLSNELENVRKAALIDTENLSSSVFKIGKSLVRTRDFLETEIKGLDDETEFSDALSSFIQHSESDVTWLLEEEKRIMALVKSTGDYFYGNAGKDDNSRLFVIVRDFLLILDKSCKDVRNSAKLPSRAPIKEPLTASPSQESQHDPLPDINQRLFPGVRERQMNGEFSSDDES; encoded by the exons ATGGAAATTGAAAGAGTCCGTTTTGTGGCTGTTTTTGTTGCTTATCTTTGTGTTTTTGCAGAGGGAAATAGGAAATTAGCAGAGAGCTTTATGAAAAATGGAGTTTCTTGGGATTTTCAAGAATTTGATGATGACAAG GTTGAACGAGTATGTTGTTATTATAGTGAAGAGTTAAAAGATAGTACAGAGGTTGTCAAGGTCTTGGACTTGGATTCATCTCAGCCAACAACATCCAGGCGCAAATGTGATTCAACTTTTTCAAGGGAGAAAAGTCTACCAAAGGCTACAGCAGATTTGCCAtcaaacaagaagaaaactATCTTGTATTGCTTGAGACAGAAAAATCTTACATTTGAAAAATTAAGAATTGAGCAAGAAAATCAGTTCCATAAAAACCAGGAACTTTTGTCTGGTCGGGGTAGTGTTCCAAGAAGGTGCCTAAGAAGAAGTCTTCAAAATCGGGTGGTAAGAACTACTGTTCTGACCCCAGGTCCTGCATTATCACCAGCTAATTCTTCTACGGCACCGAAAAGTCAGCCCCTCTCTCCTGCTGAGGCCCCAGAGCCATATCCTCCGCCAGATTATTCTAACTCTTCTTCACCATCAGATGTAGATTATACTTCACAAATCCCCAAAAGTATTTCTCCAGTTACTCTTGAAAATGACCACAAGAACAGCAAGTATTTGTTAGCCGCTATCATTACTTGTTCTGTGGCAGGATTTGTTCTGCTATTTATCTCCTTAATATGTTGTATGAAGAAAAGTAGAACTGAGACTGGGCCAAACGATGGTCAAAGGGATGAGAAGCCTCTTCTCAATTTCTGCGCTAGCGACATTTCCGCAG GTTCTTCACAAAAGTCGAACAGTATTGGTCATCCAAACGTTAAAGATTTCAAGGCTCATTCAACCATGAGTAAATCGACATTGGCAATTCATGATTCTTCTCAAGCTGAATCTTGGCCCCGAGCTGAACCATCAGAAAAAACTAATGGTGCATTACCACTGCCTCCAGGAAGAACAGAACAGCAACCACCACCTGGAGTACATCCTCCGCCACCACCCCCCAGAGCACCTCCTCTGCCACCCCCTAAACCACCTGCTCCAGCACCTGCACCACCGCCTCCTCCTAAAGTTAGTCGTCCTCCTAATTCGGCAATGCCAGGCAATTTGTTAAAGCCGGCTCATCTTCGAGGGAGTTCTTCAACAGGTGAGGGAAGTGAGCTTTCTATCGAATCTGAAGCTCCCAAAACAATGTTAAAGCCATTCTTCTGGGATAAG GTTCTTGCTAATCCTGATCATTCAATGGTCTGGCATGAGATTAAAGCTGGTTCATTTCA ATTTAATGAGGAGATGATGGAAAGTCTCTTCGGATATGTGCCAGCTGATAAGAACAAAAATGAGAATAGAAGAGATGTGCCTGTCTTTGAATCTCCTCAATttattcagattattgatcctaaaaaatcacaaaatttaGCAATTCTTCTAAAAGCGTTGAATGTGACAATAGAAGAAGTATTTGATGCTCTCAAAGAAG GTAATGAGCTTCCCGCAGAATTGATTCAAACGTTGTTGAAAATGGCCCCTACAACTGAGGAAGAACTAAAACTTAGATTATATAGTGGAGATGTTTCTCATCTTGGCCCAGCCGAAAGGTTCCTTAAGGTCATTGTTGAAATTCCATTTGCCTTTAAACGTCTCGAGTCATTGTTGTTCCTGAGCACATTCCAGGAGGAAGTTTCTTCGGTTAAAGATAGCTTTGCAACTCTAGAG GTAGCTTGCAAGGAGCTTAGAAACAATAGACTTTTCCTCAAACTCTTGGAAGCAGTTCTCAAAACTGGCAACCGCATGAATGATGGAACTTATCGAGGCGGTGCACAAGCATTCAAGCTCGACACACTCTTGAAATTATCCGACGTGAGAGGAACCGATGGAAAAACTACATTACTTCATTTTGTTGTCCAAGAAATAATTCGGTCTGAAGGTTTAAGAGCTGCTCGAAGTTTAAGAGAGAGCCAAAGTATGTCCAGTGTAAGAACTGAAGATCTCATTGAAGATTCTTCGAGTGAAACAGATGAGTACCACAGAAATTTGGGACTTCAAGTGGTTTCTGGGCTTAGCAATGAGCTTGAGAATGTAAGGAAGGCAGCTTTGATTGATACCGAAAATCTAAGTTCGTCTGTGTTCAAGATCGGGAAATCACTCGTAAGAACTAGAGATTTTCTTGAAACTGAGATCAAGGGCCTAGACGATGAGACTGAGTTTAGTGATGCACTTTCTAGTTTTATTCAGCATTCGGAATCTGATGTAACGTGGCTACTCGAAGAAGAAAAAAGGATAATGGCTCTGGTAAAGAGCACAGGAGATTACTTTTACGGTAACGCTGGAAAAGATGATAACTCGCGTCTCTTTGTGATTGTTCGTGACTTCCTATTGATCTTGGATAAGTCGTGTAAAGATGTGAGAAACTCAGCCAAACTACCATCAAGGGCTCCAATAAAAGAGCCTTTAACAGCATCGCCTTCTCAAGAGTCTCAGCACGACCCTCTACCTGATATTAATCAGCGCCTATTTCCTGGAGTCAGGGAGAGGCAAATGaatggtgaattcagttcagaTGATGAAAGTTGA